Part of the Sulfobacillus acidophilus DSM 10332 genome, GATGGGTTATGATGAGAAGCATCACCACCAATAGGCTGACTAGGCGTCCGCTGTTGATTGCGACTTCTTTGATGGCGGTCAATCGGGCTTGATGGGAAAAGTCCGTACCAAATTGGGTAATCCATTGGAGGGCTTGGGATTCAAGCGCCACTTTAAAGCTGGGATAGGCTAAGGCCACGAGACCTCCTAACCCTAACAGCACCCCGGGGGTCAGGGGGAGCCAAAACAGGCCGAAGGCCAGCCAGGATAGGGCGACAGCGTAGATTAACGGACGAATACGGGGCGTCCGCCCAAGCCAGGTGAACACGAGCCCTTGAACCGTCGCTTGCATAGCCGTATAGATGCCTAAGAGTTCGGCACTATGGGACACGATAAAAAGCAACAGAGGCGGCAGGAAAAAATACAATCCATCGCGAAGTCCGAGACTGACAAAGCTGAGCAATAAAGGACGCCAGCCCGGGATTCGTAGGGTTTGGGGGTGCACCGGTCGTGGGGCAGGGGGCGTCGTCGCCCATGCCGGTCCGATGATCAAAAGATTGGCGGCTAGACTGGCCAACCCCACCAAAAACACGAGCCGATAGCCGGCAGCTCCCGGTAAACGGGTGATGACCCATCCGCTCGCCGGAGGCACAATCAGGCCCAAGAGGGCTTCTAAACTGCCCGTCCAGCTATTGTACCAATGGGAGTCGCCAGGAGTGAC contains:
- a CDS encoding hypothetical protein (KEGG: bbe:BBR47_36990 hypothetical protein~SPTR: Conserved hypothetical membrane protein), whose translation is MKPVTRLFLITTGWTLAFYMASSFMSAWFWHIGSGFLPIVRFYIVLFMTMTGTFAVAAVWLRPPRSVVFMTIGIFFNAVFLAALLWLGPRARDLLPELAILEGLSSGCYWLAWFTLSAQWVTPGDSHWYNSWTGSLEALLGLIVPPASGWVITRLPGAAGYRLVFLVGLASLAANLLIIGPAWATTPPAPRPVHPQTLRIPGWRPLLLSFVSLGLRDGLYFFLPPLLLFIVSHSAELLGIYTAMQATVQGLVFTWLGRTPRIRPLIYAVALSWLAFGLFWLPLTPGVLLGLGGLVALAYPSFKVALESQALQWITQFGTDFSHQARLTAIKEVAINSGRLVSLLVVMLLIITHPRLHPNQLGPLLAVWAITPVAIWWWHQKSVQQHDDSALPQQSSQL